GTGGCTCGGCCACTGCACCCCAGTTGGTGGACACAGCCTTCGGTTGACTGGCTGGCCGCGGCGTGCCATTTTCTTGTCGCTGCCGCCGTGGCCGCCGTGGCCGGGCGATCGGTTCCCGTTGGCGCACTGGTGAGCAGCCGGGCCTCTCCCCTGGATCGCGCCTGCCGCATCGACCGGCAGGGATGGCAGGCAGCCGCCGACGGGCCGAGCGGTCCGGTCGGCACAGGCGGTGGCCCGTCAGCCCGCTCGCGGCATCGACCTCGGCGCGGGTGGTCCCCGGCGGGTGCTAGAGGCCGAGGTGGAGCGGCTGGGCCGGCGTGCCCGTGGTGAGCAGCGCGGTCAGCGGTGTGGCGAGGTCGCGGGGCGAGAACAGGTCGGGGCCGCCGTAGTTGACGATCTCCGGGAGGTGCCACCAGCGGAACGCGGCCAGGTTCTCGGCGGCGAGTTGGTCGTCGGTCAGTTCACCGCGGGGCTGGAAGTGGTGCACCCGGATGAGGAAGTAGTCGTTGATGATGCCGTCGAAGCCCGGCGCGTGGTCGGCGGCGATGACTTCCTGGTGCCAGACGTGCGGTGGGTCGGCGGTGGTCGTCAGGCCGGTCTCCTCGCGGAGTTCGCGGCGCAGGGCGGTGAGCGGGTCCTCGCCGGGTTCGATGCCGCCGCCCGGCGCCGCCCACACGCCGGTCGCCTGGCCCGGCACGACGGGGTGCGGGAAGACGAACCGGCACAGCAGGATGCGG
The Micromonospora sp. R77 DNA segment above includes these coding regions:
- a CDS encoding NUDIX hydrolase, encoding MTPNLRRSVRAILLDEDDRILLCRFVFPHPVVPGQATGVWAAPGGGIEPGEDPLTALRRELREETGLTTTADPPHVWHQEVIAADHAPGFDGIINDYFLIRVHHFQPRGELTDDQLAAENLAAFRWWHLPEIVNYGGPDLFSPRDLATPLTALLTTGTPAQPLHLGL